One genomic window of Cherax quadricarinatus isolate ZL_2023a chromosome 84, ASM3850222v1, whole genome shotgun sequence includes the following:
- the LOC128704244 gene encoding uncharacterized protein yields MAHGVLRSLVVVVAFLVVFSTQQKVDTRYLPPNRGFGGNRFPGIGGNLGIIGSPGVGGVLRPGGGGGVLRPGGGGGGRMIGDDQGCRYYCRRPGNDLYCCEDESDPFTRPALKLGICPAVGRQCSRDPVVIGCSNDSRCPGQDKCCYDVCYQRHICTRPSLS; encoded by the exons GCACACGGTGTGTTAAgaagcctggtggtggtggtggccttcCTGGTCGTCTTCTCAACACAACAGAAAGTAGATACCCGTTATCTGCCCCCTAACAGAGGATTCGGTGGAAACAGATTTCCTGGCATTGGTGGGAATCTTGGTATAATAGGAAgtcctggtgtgggtggtgtactcagacctggtggtggtggtggtgtactcagacctggtggtggtggtggtggtcgtatgaTTGGGGACGACCAAGGTTGTCGCTACTACTGCAGGAGGCCTGGCAACGACCTGTATTGCTGCGAGGATGAATCTGACCCCTTCACACGACCTGCGT TAAAGTTAGGTATATGTCCGGCGGTGGGTCGGCAGTGCTCTCGCGACCCCGTCGTCATCGGCTGTAGCAATGATTCTCGCTGTCCTGGTCAAGACAAGTGTTGCTACGACGTCTGCTACCAACGACACATCTGTACTCGTCCCTCATTATCTTAA